One genomic region from Cumulibacter soli encodes:
- a CDS encoding ABC transporter permease, which yields MDWTLDNLDLIGSLTIDHLRQSIIAILAGLLLSLPLGWAAWRYRRLRTILLTATGLLYTIPSLALLLILPIVAGFPATSEVNLIIALTLYALAIMVRAVADGLDSVKSSTRQSAVALGYSESRRFWAVDLPLAGPVILAGLRVTAVSTISLATVGILVGVTNLGYLFTNGLQRRIIPEVLTGIVAVAVIALLIDLLLILAGRLVMPWTRQPRNSPKPVTA from the coding sequence ATGGATTGGACGCTGGACAATCTCGACCTGATCGGCTCGCTGACGATCGATCACCTCCGGCAAAGCATCATCGCCATTCTGGCGGGTCTATTGCTATCGCTTCCGTTGGGCTGGGCGGCGTGGCGCTACCGGCGGCTACGCACGATACTGCTCACCGCGACCGGCCTGCTGTACACGATCCCGTCGCTGGCGCTGTTGTTGATCCTGCCAATCGTCGCCGGATTCCCCGCCACGAGCGAGGTCAACTTAATTATCGCGCTCACTTTGTACGCGCTCGCGATTATGGTTCGAGCTGTTGCCGACGGCTTGGATTCGGTGAAGTCATCGACCCGACAGTCCGCTGTCGCCTTGGGTTACAGCGAATCACGACGATTCTGGGCCGTCGACCTTCCACTTGCCGGTCCGGTCATTCTCGCGGGCCTACGAGTCACTGCGGTGAGCACCATCTCATTAGCCACAGTCGGCATCCTCGTCGGCGTGACCAACCTCGGTTACCTGTTCACGAACGGCTTACAGCGTCGGATCATCCCTGAGGTACTGACTGGGATCGTCGCGGTGGCGGTGATCGCGCTGCTCATCGACCTACTGCTTATCCTCGCGGGACGCCTGGTGATGCCGTGGACGCGGCAACCGCGCAATTCGCCCAAGCCGGTGACCGCATGA
- a CDS encoding RNA polymerase sigma factor yields MADSSANAGERSADQVERTLAAVWRMESARIVATLTRMLGDFPTAEDLAQEALVAALRSWPKVGVPRNPAAWLTSVAKRRAIDGWRRQERLGVRMAAIADDLDQQVDDGDPWDPDDIDDDVLRLIFIACHPVLAREAQVALTLRVIAGLSTEQIARAFMVPVATVQQRIVRAKRTLAAAKVPFEPPPREEQPQRLGAVLGVLYLIFNEGHAASTGPDWMRPELSLEAIRLARVLAALMPSERDALSLLALMELTAARFPARVDANGDPVLLADQDRRRWDRGRITAGRRALARADALRAGRSPYGLQAAIAECHAVAASVDDTDWHRIVLLYEALGSVAPSPVVELNYAAALAMASGPAAALHKIDLLAASGALAGYHLLPATRGELLLRLGRRDEARREFAVAASLASNERERSLLEAKAAGHRG; encoded by the coding sequence ATGGCGGATTCATCAGCGAATGCGGGGGAGCGCTCGGCAGATCAGGTCGAGCGCACCCTCGCTGCTGTGTGGCGGATGGAGTCGGCCAGGATCGTCGCCACGCTCACGCGCATGCTCGGTGACTTCCCGACCGCCGAGGATCTCGCGCAAGAGGCGCTCGTGGCAGCGCTGCGCAGCTGGCCGAAGGTCGGCGTGCCACGCAATCCGGCCGCCTGGTTGACTTCTGTCGCCAAGCGCCGGGCCATCGACGGCTGGCGACGTCAAGAGCGACTCGGCGTCCGGATGGCGGCGATCGCCGACGACCTCGACCAGCAGGTCGATGACGGGGACCCCTGGGATCCCGATGACATCGACGATGACGTTTTGCGATTGATCTTCATCGCCTGTCATCCGGTGCTCGCCCGGGAGGCGCAGGTGGCGCTGACGTTGCGGGTGATCGCTGGACTGTCCACCGAGCAGATCGCGCGCGCTTTCATGGTTCCCGTCGCCACAGTGCAGCAACGGATCGTCCGTGCGAAGAGAACGCTGGCGGCGGCGAAAGTCCCGTTCGAGCCTCCGCCGCGCGAAGAGCAGCCGCAACGGCTGGGTGCCGTGCTCGGTGTGCTTTACCTGATCTTCAACGAGGGCCACGCCGCTAGCACTGGCCCGGATTGGATGCGTCCGGAGCTTAGCTTGGAGGCGATCCGGTTAGCCCGCGTCCTTGCGGCGCTGATGCCGTCCGAACGCGATGCTCTGAGCCTTCTCGCGCTGATGGAACTCACGGCGGCGCGGTTTCCAGCGCGAGTCGATGCCAACGGCGATCCGGTACTGCTCGCCGATCAGGACCGTCGGCGATGGGATCGTGGGCGCATCACCGCAGGCCGCAGAGCGCTGGCCCGCGCGGATGCGTTGCGTGCAGGACGGAGTCCGTACGGTCTGCAGGCCGCGATCGCCGAATGTCACGCTGTCGCGGCGTCCGTGGACGACACGGATTGGCACCGGATCGTGCTGCTGTACGAAGCTCTCGGCAGCGTAGCGCCGTCACCCGTCGTTGAACTGAACTACGCCGCTGCGCTCGCGATGGCGAGTGGTCCTGCGGCCGCTCTGCACAAGATCGATCTGCTCGCGGCGTCGGGGGCGTTGGCCGGCTACCACCTGCTTCCCGCGACACGGGGCGAGTTGCTGTTACGTCTCGGACGACGCGACGAAGCGCGGCGGGAGTTCGCGGTCGCAGCGTCCCTGGCGAGTAACGAGCGGGAACGATCGCTGCTGGAGGCGAAAGCCGCCGGACACCGGGGATAA
- a CDS encoding DUF1992 domain-containing protein, translating to MNGREPPSVFYNSCAFEFDSEFLISVMADMQIRRGIERGEFDNLPGSGEPLNLPEQHDPDWWFKSLLKREGLALMPLSILVRKEDAKLDDVLDKLSSKTDVRREIEAFNDLVIRARYYPAEGPPMITQPRDVEETVSSWAGRRAARLAENRRKATEALAQAAAERRPSGRRLFRRRRRVV from the coding sequence ATGAACGGCCGCGAGCCCCCGTCCGTCTTCTACAACTCTTGCGCATTCGAATTCGACAGCGAATTTCTGATCTCGGTGATGGCCGATATGCAGATCCGCCGGGGAATCGAGCGCGGAGAGTTTGACAATCTTCCCGGCAGCGGCGAGCCGCTAAACCTGCCCGAGCAGCACGATCCCGACTGGTGGTTCAAGAGCCTGCTGAAGCGTGAAGGGCTCGCCCTGATGCCGCTGTCGATCCTGGTACGGAAGGAAGACGCGAAACTCGACGATGTACTGGACAAACTCTCCAGCAAGACCGACGTACGCCGTGAGATCGAGGCGTTCAATGATTTGGTGATCCGCGCGCGGTACTACCCGGCAGAGGGGCCACCGATGATCACACAACCACGCGACGTGGAGGAAACGGTCTCATCCTGGGCGGGCCGCAGGGCGGCACGACTGGCGGAGAATCGCCGGAAAGCCACCGAAGCGCTAGCGCAAGCCGCTGCGGAGCGCCGTCCCAGCGGCAGACGCCTGTTCCGCAGGCGGCGCCGCGTTGTATAG
- a CDS encoding peptidoglycan recognition protein family protein, whose product MPYQLGLPNALMRFGLTVEVVDGWGTRGWSGLNPRGSVSHWTASPGGPRPSLGICIYGRPDLDGPLCNVFLDRAGVAIVVAAGMANHAGPGGYNGMSGNDSVFGTECEGTIGNRDGTDFTDAQRAAYPKVVAAYHYLTKTSPLTHACGHSEWTNQKIDVGTYAPTLRRQAAAILAGGAIQEDDMTPGQAKQLADIHERLAKLDKLAFNVNGGSGAEGLREVIGKMRTSTLSISKGVATLVGRDPHVIDAKAIAESIPDDIAAQVADELAKRLKS is encoded by the coding sequence ATGCCGTATCAGTTAGGTCTACCCAACGCCTTGATGCGGTTCGGGCTCACGGTCGAGGTCGTGGACGGGTGGGGCACGCGCGGCTGGTCAGGGCTGAATCCTCGCGGGAGTGTGTCGCACTGGACTGCGAGCCCCGGCGGGCCGCGTCCGTCGCTCGGCATCTGCATCTACGGCAGACCCGACCTCGACGGGCCGCTCTGCAATGTGTTCCTGGACCGCGCCGGGGTCGCGATTGTGGTCGCTGCGGGCATGGCGAATCACGCCGGGCCGGGCGGATACAACGGCATGTCGGGGAACGACTCGGTGTTCGGTACCGAGTGCGAGGGCACGATCGGCAACCGCGACGGTACCGATTTCACGGACGCGCAGCGCGCCGCGTACCCGAAGGTCGTCGCCGCGTACCACTACCTGACCAAGACGAGTCCGCTCACGCACGCGTGCGGGCACAGCGAGTGGACCAATCAAAAGATCGACGTCGGCACGTATGCGCCGACGCTACGCAGACAGGCCGCCGCGATCCTCGCTGGCGGAGCAATCCAGGAGGACGACATGACACCAGGGCAGGCTAAGCAACTCGCCGACATCCACGAACGGCTCGCGAAACTCGACAAACTCGCGTTCAACGTGAACGGCGGCTCGGGCGCCGAGGGTCTGCGCGAGGTCATCGGCAAGATGCGCACCTCGACGCTGAGCATCAGCAAGGGCGTGGCGACCCTCGTCGGGCGCGATCCGCATGTCATCGACGCGAAGGCCATCGCTGAATCCATCCCTGACGACATCGCGGCGCAGGTCGCGGACGAACTCGCGAAACGGCTCAAGTCATGA
- a CDS encoding TetR/AcrR family transcriptional regulator produces the protein MPKQVDHRERREAIAHALWRVVEARGASKVTMREVARESGVSLGQLQHYFSSRAQMLTFAMEYAADQTSRRVSQSLASLDQPPHPREVLRIAVIELLPLQPDSRVTSRMNAAYVLEALHDPQLREQVGAGLREGRSMVERVIREAMSHGYIDSTRDPVVETDLIMGLSGFASLIELNVVQPRAVFAAIDHHLDQLFAVSTSP, from the coding sequence ATGCCGAAGCAGGTTGACCATCGCGAGCGACGCGAGGCGATCGCGCACGCGCTGTGGCGGGTCGTGGAGGCGCGGGGTGCGTCCAAGGTGACCATGCGCGAAGTGGCGCGGGAATCCGGGGTCTCGCTGGGGCAGTTGCAGCATTACTTTTCCTCGCGGGCGCAAATGCTGACGTTTGCGATGGAGTATGCCGCGGACCAGACGTCTCGGCGCGTGTCGCAATCTCTAGCCTCGCTCGATCAGCCGCCGCACCCCCGAGAGGTGCTGCGGATCGCCGTAATCGAACTGCTGCCACTGCAACCCGACTCGCGGGTTACCAGTCGGATGAACGCGGCTTATGTCCTCGAAGCGCTGCATGACCCGCAATTGCGAGAACAGGTCGGAGCCGGCTTGCGGGAGGGTCGCTCGATGGTCGAGCGCGTGATCCGCGAGGCAATGAGTCACGGATATATCGATTCGACTCGAGATCCGGTCGTCGAGACAGACCTCATCATGGGGCTCAGCGGCTTTGCCTCGCTGATCGAACTCAATGTCGTGCAGCCGCGCGCTGTCTTCGCCGCCATCGATCATCACCTAGACCAGTTGTTCGCCGTATCGACCTCACCGTGA
- a CDS encoding ABC transporter permease: protein MSLISDAFGWIFAGEQWRGDDALHLLLLEHLYLTALAVLIAAVIAIPAGWAIGHTGRGREFAVLLSGAARALPSFGLLILLVLVFGVLHKPEAAIVTFVILAIPSLLAGAYTGIESIDRSIIDAARAVGMSPRQVLWRVEVRLGLPLLIGGVRSAVLQVVATVTIAAYVNLGGLGLPIITGLSLRRYDMVLGGSLLVAALALILDLLFGVAQRAAVPRGMRELTHTDRRRTAAST from the coding sequence ATGAGTCTGATATCCGACGCCTTCGGTTGGATCTTCGCCGGTGAACAATGGCGCGGGGACGACGCACTGCACCTGTTGCTGCTGGAACACCTCTACCTCACGGCTCTGGCCGTCCTGATCGCCGCGGTGATTGCGATCCCCGCCGGGTGGGCCATCGGGCACACCGGGCGTGGGCGCGAGTTCGCCGTGTTGTTGTCCGGCGCGGCCCGCGCACTGCCGTCGTTCGGTTTGCTCATTCTGCTCGTGTTGGTCTTCGGCGTACTGCACAAGCCTGAAGCCGCGATCGTCACGTTCGTCATCCTGGCGATTCCGTCGCTGCTCGCCGGCGCCTACACCGGCATCGAATCGATCGACCGCTCCATCATCGACGCCGCTCGCGCCGTGGGTATGTCGCCACGACAAGTTCTGTGGCGCGTGGAAGTACGGCTCGGGCTGCCGTTATTGATCGGCGGAGTACGCTCAGCTGTCCTGCAGGTCGTCGCGACCGTCACTATCGCCGCATACGTCAACCTCGGCGGTCTCGGCTTACCCATCATCACGGGGCTTTCGCTGCGCCGATACGACATGGTGCTGGGCGGTTCGCTGCTCGTCGCAGCGCTCGCGCTCATCCTCGACTTGCTGTTCGGCGTGGCACAACGCGCCGCCGTTCCCCGTGGCATGCGGGAACTGACACACACTGACCGTCGCCGCACCGCGGCCTCCACCTGA
- a CDS encoding HelD family protein encodes MGTAGHQSGKAKQIAQEQHAVDEMYLRLDADLDQKSIARQQALTRRVTGAEELHMRDLDVSRLGHAISQLRAAESSLCFGRIDGIKDNQRLHIGRIGIRTEEGEILLVDWRAEAARPFYAATLATPVGVRRRRHLRTDGRVVTDVSDEILDGSEPGADDIVGDGPLVAVLSGARTGRMRQAAATLQAEQDEIIRSAHRGVMVVDGGPGTGKTIVALHRAAYVLYAFEATAQRGVLVFGPNERFLTYISDVLPSLGENDVQMTTMSGLAGVRVTQTESPAIARWKGQLERADDLANWVQSRQPHGVPLTLRTTQDTVTLDANVVDAARQTAKQGSVGHNRARELFAEYVVSELVNELERRTENELAEYDEEIEAMLGIDLDRAVAKDIDRIGPTDGTATGVDIDWDQVREDLLEDRGIDRAIERVWPRLSAEDVVREFLADVPPESSPAAPTQPDDSAGGGWSDADLALIDEARALIDGPPTATYGHVVVDEAQQLTQMQWRALMRRCPSRSMTVVGDLAQAGPATTIGSWFDALGPFVAERFEHHTLTINYRTTAEILESTRPLLAQIAPEQQVSRSLRHGEPPRAVTTTTPTAAIRDLIGELMGQYPDELIGVIAADDAAPELADAVREPSAVLVAASEARGLEFDTAIIIDPAGIQSANEAGLRDLYVAQTRATKRLITLNT; translated from the coding sequence GTGGGTACAGCGGGTCATCAGTCAGGCAAGGCCAAGCAGATCGCGCAGGAACAGCATGCGGTCGACGAAATGTATCTGCGGTTAGACGCGGACCTGGATCAAAAGTCCATCGCCAGGCAGCAGGCTTTGACCAGGCGCGTGACGGGTGCTGAAGAACTTCACATGCGCGATCTCGACGTCTCCCGGCTCGGGCACGCCATCAGCCAGCTCCGGGCAGCCGAGAGTTCGTTGTGCTTTGGACGTATAGATGGCATCAAGGACAACCAGCGATTGCATATCGGCCGAATCGGTATACGTACCGAGGAGGGCGAAATCCTGCTGGTTGATTGGCGCGCCGAGGCAGCGCGACCGTTCTACGCGGCCACGTTGGCCACGCCGGTCGGCGTACGTCGCCGACGCCACCTTCGCACCGACGGGCGTGTCGTCACCGATGTCAGCGACGAGATCCTGGATGGGAGCGAGCCTGGAGCCGACGACATCGTGGGCGACGGTCCGCTGGTAGCCGTGCTGAGTGGCGCGCGGACTGGCCGGATGCGCCAGGCCGCCGCGACTCTGCAGGCTGAGCAGGACGAGATCATCCGCTCAGCGCATCGCGGCGTGATGGTGGTCGATGGCGGCCCGGGAACCGGTAAGACCATCGTGGCGCTGCACCGCGCCGCATACGTGCTGTACGCATTCGAGGCAACAGCCCAACGAGGGGTCCTGGTCTTTGGACCCAATGAGCGATTCCTCACCTATATCTCGGATGTCCTGCCATCTCTTGGTGAGAACGACGTGCAGATGACCACGATGTCCGGACTCGCCGGCGTGCGGGTGACGCAGACTGAATCGCCGGCCATCGCGCGCTGGAAGGGGCAGCTTGAGCGCGCGGACGATCTGGCGAACTGGGTGCAGTCACGTCAGCCGCACGGCGTGCCGTTGACCCTGCGAACCACTCAGGACACGGTCACGCTCGATGCGAACGTCGTCGACGCGGCCAGGCAGACGGCGAAACAGGGAAGCGTCGGGCATAACCGCGCCCGAGAGCTATTCGCCGAGTATGTCGTCAGTGAACTCGTGAACGAGCTCGAACGTCGTACCGAGAACGAACTCGCTGAGTACGACGAAGAGATCGAGGCAATGCTCGGAATCGATCTCGATCGCGCGGTTGCCAAGGACATCGATCGAATCGGCCCCACGGACGGTACGGCAACTGGCGTGGACATTGACTGGGACCAGGTACGAGAGGATCTGCTCGAGGACCGAGGAATTGATCGCGCCATCGAACGCGTCTGGCCACGTTTGTCCGCCGAGGACGTCGTTCGTGAGTTCCTGGCCGACGTACCCCCGGAGAGTTCACCAGCCGCACCGACGCAGCCTGACGACAGTGCGGGCGGCGGATGGAGCGATGCGGATCTGGCACTGATCGACGAAGCTCGCGCATTGATCGATGGGCCGCCGACGGCGACGTACGGCCACGTCGTTGTCGATGAGGCGCAGCAACTCACACAGATGCAATGGCGCGCGCTGATGCGCCGATGCCCATCGCGGTCAATGACGGTGGTGGGCGATCTCGCGCAAGCGGGACCCGCGACGACCATCGGCAGCTGGTTCGATGCGCTGGGCCCCTTTGTGGCTGAGCGATTCGAGCACCACACGCTCACGATCAATTACCGCACCACGGCGGAGATTCTGGAATCAACCCGTCCACTGCTCGCTCAGATCGCCCCTGAGCAACAGGTCTCGCGCTCACTTCGCCACGGTGAACCTCCGCGTGCAGTCACGACGACGACGCCAACCGCGGCGATTCGCGATCTGATCGGCGAGTTGATGGGGCAATACCCCGATGAGCTGATCGGCGTCATCGCGGCGGACGACGCTGCACCCGAACTGGCTGATGCCGTGCGTGAGCCGAGTGCGGTCCTGGTTGCGGCCTCCGAAGCTCGGGGCCTTGAGTTCGACACAGCAATCATCATCGACCCGGCCGGGATTCAGAGTGCGAATGAGGCTGGCCTGCGGGATCTCTACGTCGCTCAGACGCGCGCCACCAAGCGCCTGATCACGCTGAATACCTGA
- a CDS encoding YciI family protein: protein MKYMLIMRDTDEAIAASKEQPFEEILEAMGKYNESLMKAGVMLGGEGLSEPTEGVVVDFSAEPPLVTDGPYGETKELFNGFWIIETASREEAIEWAKRCPLGPGSKLEVRRVHGDEDFPAANEWVEKEKGWRKEQEQRAQQ from the coding sequence ATGAAATACATGTTGATCATGCGTGATACTGACGAGGCCATCGCCGCTTCGAAAGAGCAGCCGTTCGAGGAGATCCTCGAAGCGATGGGAAAGTACAACGAATCACTGATGAAGGCCGGAGTGATGCTCGGCGGCGAGGGATTGTCCGAGCCGACCGAGGGCGTCGTCGTGGACTTTTCGGCGGAGCCGCCGCTCGTCACTGATGGGCCGTACGGCGAGACGAAAGAACTGTTCAACGGCTTCTGGATCATCGAGACGGCATCTCGGGAAGAAGCGATCGAATGGGCCAAGCGGTGCCCGCTCGGTCCGGGTTCGAAACTCGAGGTTCGTCGCGTACATGGGGACGAGGATTTCCCGGCCGCCAATGAATGGGTGGAGAAGGAGAAGGGCTGGCGCAAGGAGCAGGAGCAGCGCGCTCAGCAGTGA
- a CDS encoding ABC transporter substrate-binding protein, which yields MFIARTRRLGVTLGAVTLLALAACSSSDPLDDSDSGDTNSGDAIVIGSQAYYSNEIIAEIYAQALENDGQDVERQFNIGQRDAYMPDVESGAITLFPEYTGNLLQFFDEGTTARSTDDVYAALQDALPDGLTLLDQASATDQDSYTVTQEFADEYDLSSIADLADVSEPLTLGGPPELAERPYGPNGLSDTYGIDVSFSGTGDTTVEDLLAGTVNVANVYTSDPRIQTDNLVVLEDPESLFLASHVVPVVDADVADDIADTINAVSAKLTPEGLVDINVQSTQDEKSPEDIASDWLEENGLS from the coding sequence ATGTTCATCGCACGCACTCGCCGCCTGGGCGTCACCCTGGGCGCAGTCACACTTCTCGCCCTCGCTGCCTGCTCCTCCAGCGATCCGCTCGACGATTCGGACTCCGGCGACACCAACTCCGGCGACGCTATCGTGATCGGCTCGCAGGCGTACTACTCGAACGAGATCATCGCGGAGATCTACGCGCAGGCGCTGGAGAATGACGGGCAGGACGTCGAACGCCAGTTCAACATCGGACAGCGTGACGCTTACATGCCTGACGTGGAAAGCGGCGCGATCACGCTGTTTCCGGAGTACACCGGGAACTTGCTGCAATTCTTTGACGAAGGCACGACCGCGCGATCGACCGACGACGTGTACGCGGCGCTGCAGGACGCGCTGCCCGACGGACTCACCCTGCTCGATCAAGCCTCCGCGACCGACCAGGACTCGTACACCGTTACGCAAGAGTTCGCGGACGAGTATGACCTGTCCTCGATCGCCGACCTCGCGGACGTCTCCGAGCCACTCACGCTCGGCGGACCGCCAGAACTCGCTGAGCGACCATATGGACCTAACGGTCTGAGCGACACGTATGGAATCGACGTGTCGTTCTCGGGAACCGGCGACACCACGGTCGAGGATTTGCTGGCAGGAACCGTGAACGTGGCGAACGTATATACCTCGGACCCCCGCATCCAAACCGACAACCTCGTCGTCCTCGAGGACCCTGAGTCGCTGTTCCTGGCCTCGCATGTCGTTCCGGTAGTCGATGCCGACGTGGCCGACGACATCGCCGACACGATCAACGCGGTCAGCGCGAAACTCACGCCCGAGGGGCTCGTCGACATCAACGTGCAGAGCACGCAGGACGAGAAATCGCCTGAAGACATCGCCTCGGACTGGTTGGAGGAGAACGGGCTGAGCTGA
- a CDS encoding ABC transporter ATP-binding protein translates to MSKQFGNGAPAVSDFDLTLPAHKTTVFVGSSGCGKTTLLRMVNRMVDPTSGSVLIDSEDVAQQPAVALRRRIGYVMQNTGLMPHFCVADNISTVLRLIGETRRAARTRALELMDRVGLDPSLADRYPSQLSGGQQQRVGVARGLAADPNILLMDEPFGAVDPIVRGELQQELIRIQQDLGKTILFVTHDIDEAFLLGDQVAILDVGGRKRQVGSPSEIIENPADDFVAAFIGTDRGKRALRVKHTPRGPVLVDPEGRTQGVLVEGED, encoded by the coding sequence GTGAGCAAGCAATTCGGTAACGGCGCACCCGCCGTCTCGGACTTCGATCTCACCCTTCCGGCGCACAAAACCACCGTATTCGTCGGGTCCTCGGGCTGCGGGAAGACCACACTGCTGCGGATGGTCAACCGCATGGTCGATCCGACGTCCGGCTCCGTACTTATCGACTCGGAGGATGTCGCGCAGCAGCCGGCGGTCGCATTACGTCGCCGGATCGGCTACGTCATGCAGAACACCGGCCTGATGCCGCACTTCTGCGTTGCCGACAACATCTCGACTGTCTTGCGCCTCATAGGAGAGACCCGCCGCGCTGCTCGCACCCGCGCGCTGGAACTCATGGATCGCGTCGGACTCGACCCGAGCCTCGCCGACCGCTACCCCAGCCAACTATCTGGTGGCCAGCAACAGCGCGTCGGCGTGGCTCGCGGCCTCGCTGCCGACCCCAACATCCTGCTGATGGATGAGCCGTTCGGCGCCGTGGACCCGATCGTCCGAGGCGAACTGCAGCAGGAACTCATCCGGATTCAGCAGGATCTGGGGAAGACCATTTTGTTCGTCACCCACGACATCGACGAGGCGTTCCTGCTTGGTGACCAGGTCGCGATTCTCGACGTTGGTGGCCGTAAACGCCAGGTCGGCTCGCCAAGCGAGATCATCGAGAATCCCGCCGACGACTTCGTCGCAGCATTCATCGGAACCGATCGCGGTAAGCGCGCGCTGCGCGTCAAGCACACACCCCGCGGCCCGGTCCTCGTCGACCCGGAAGGACGCACCCAGGGCGTCCTTGTCGAGGGCGAGGACTGA
- a CDS encoding cysteine desulfurase family protein — MSDPLVYLDYNATTPVAREVADAMWPYLTEWFGNPSSATPQGVRARRGVDIARQQVAALIGADPDEIIFTSGGTESNNLAIRGTAALTATKSILTSAIEHPATQAPVAHLRAEHGWAAHAVPVDGDARISADDLPSRPLGLGTVILAHNEVGTIQPIAELAAAVHTAGGVMHTDAAQAVGKVPVDVGTLGVDLLSIAGHKLYAPKGVGALYIRRGTALAPVLRGAGQENGIRPGTENVASIVGLGAAAELAADMLGSELTRQSELRERLWTQLANQIASLVRVSPRDDSLPNTLMVAVPNRIGAEILEAVQDVAASTGSACHAGVHTPSEALIAMGLSADVALGALRLSLGRATTDADIMTAAAAIAAAAH; from the coding sequence TTGTCTGATCCACTGGTTTATCTCGATTACAACGCCACCACGCCGGTCGCCCGCGAGGTCGCCGATGCCATGTGGCCCTATCTCACCGAGTGGTTCGGTAATCCCTCCTCCGCCACGCCTCAGGGCGTACGCGCCAGGCGGGGCGTGGATATCGCTCGCCAACAAGTCGCTGCGCTCATCGGTGCTGACCCCGACGAGATCATCTTCACCTCCGGCGGCACTGAATCAAACAACCTCGCGATCCGCGGTACAGCGGCACTAACGGCGACGAAGTCCATACTCACCTCGGCAATCGAGCATCCGGCCACGCAAGCACCCGTCGCCCACCTCCGCGCCGAGCACGGGTGGGCGGCACACGCAGTACCTGTGGACGGCGACGCGCGGATCAGTGCGGACGATCTCCCGTCGCGACCGCTCGGCCTCGGCACAGTGATCCTCGCCCACAACGAAGTGGGCACCATCCAGCCGATTGCCGAACTGGCTGCCGCGGTCCATACCGCCGGCGGCGTCATGCACACCGATGCGGCGCAGGCGGTGGGCAAGGTCCCGGTGGACGTCGGCACGCTCGGGGTCGATCTGCTCAGCATCGCCGGCCATAAGCTCTATGCACCGAAGGGCGTCGGAGCGCTGTACATACGACGGGGCACCGCACTCGCTCCGGTGCTGCGCGGCGCCGGGCAGGAGAACGGTATCCGTCCGGGCACCGAGAACGTCGCCAGCATTGTCGGGCTCGGTGCGGCCGCCGAACTCGCCGCCGACATGCTCGGTTCCGAGCTCACTCGGCAATCCGAGTTGCGCGAGCGACTATGGACTCAACTCGCAAACCAGATCGCGAGCCTCGTGCGCGTCAGCCCGCGCGATGATTCATTGCCCAACACGCTCATGGTTGCGGTACCGAATCGGATCGGCGCCGAGATCCTTGAAGCGGTGCAGGACGTCGCGGCGTCCACCGGCAGCGCGTGTCACGCCGGCGTACACACGCCGTCCGAGGCACTCATCGCGATGGGCCTGAGCGCGGACGTGGCGCTGGGTGCACTGCGGCTATCTCTCGGTCGAGCGACGACGGACGCCGACATTATGACTGCTGCTGCAGCGATCGCGGCGGCCGCGCACTGA